In Cryptomeria japonica chromosome 5, Sugi_1.0, whole genome shotgun sequence, the genomic window AcctctggagggtcagtttgtgtgtgcatttctatcagcaaaggtttaggcttctcagctattgccggtggcactgcCTCTGTATGTACCtgtgactcaacctttttctctgcCTGTTTCTCTGCCTATTTCTCAACCTATTTCTCTGTGCTCTCTTCTGTCAGTTTTTCTAATGGTTTCTCAGTGATATCAAccggtgcctctgatgatttttcagtggtatccactgtTAGTTTATCAGTCTGCACCTTAGCACTATCCACTACCAGTGAGTCAGTAGGCTTCTCTATATTTTATGCAGCTGGTATTTCATCTGTATGTTTTTCAATGTTTGTATCAATGGTATCAATCACCATTTTACTAACCCCAATTTCAATATGTTCCATTGTTTGTTCTACATGTGTCTCTACCTTAACATTTTCagccggtggctcagtagccacatctttcttctcaccagtggtctccttatcaaccacaatattgacctcctgcgtatcaatattcattgtgtatagGATCTcagacttaggatttgtatcctcatgtggagtctccacatccTCAGTAGTCGGTGTTGCATCTGTCTGAACCGATGGAGTAACAGTAGGAGGTGGAAAATTGTCTGTTACTTTTATgttaggtagtccacctaccttgccttttcccttatccttatccttttggtataccttaaaatTTTTTGGTCTCTTtagttcttcttgcttctctttctccacaaagaagatgtcccatttatctaTTGTCTCTTCTGTGATCTCATTAACCCTGccggccattagacttacatgccgatgaccactagaaaatactgtTCTGTTAGCTTCACTGATCAGCTCATCAATTTCTTCCACTGATTTAACAGGGTGAACAACTAGcaatttctcaatctttattttcttatctagttccataatggctaaccttttagcatctagtCGCCTATAaagatcactaggcaaatcatctacaacctctatcaaaaatttcttataaatgtcaaggtgtaagatgatgctattctctatgctttccttttcttcattggtaaatgtatcatataatttactaacattagacaaattcccatcatctgttatttcattcaaaagattgtcaagAGGAGGGATAACctgtttttcctttctctttcttggtgtcatctttttagttgggggcctcactgcctgttgtttctttcgttcctttttaggtgtaggagagggtactagtgaaggtttcctcttcctatctactcttttaaacCCTGGTAGGAATCTaagatttatgtctttcacatcattaactctcagggatgtgttgtcatgggttgcaccagttagggtcatcacagtgttgtttgaaactttcttggtcttatatggcctgctaccggtggaaggtaagccagtcactgccttAATTTCTTCTCTTGTGATTTTAtggatagagtctaaccaaaagaattctccatgaactctactaagtacaatccttatcacttccttaggaaattccagaatgccaaggatttccacaaaacctagggtttctataacCTTATGCTCGGGTTTTAcagttccattctcatcacaaatcacatttttatttattttcatgatttcatcaacacctagttcctcaatgtggcaatgtatgtatattcttGGGTCTtatgcatatgcaactcctttagggattttagagaatgcacctagggtatcatcctgcttcacTACTTTAGGGATAATCTTAAAGACAAGCCTAGGgagtttaaccacttcaataacaacagggtttgcaatgaatttaggagtagaggaggaagccattgataaatacctttatctaccttttaggtttgaatgcttgaaagatcttgcttcacttctcgctgagAATACCTTTGCGTGGGTTTTTTGCGCTCTTAGAAAGTTTGAATggttggtgaatgaaaaagagtgaaaaacactgatttataatgtcttttccttcagctaccataataaatgtctgtcggttaagtgaaacttaacacatctaccggtaaggaagaagttcatcttcttaccatcaaccaagggtaaacttgcatgattttcaatttgattccaTACCCCCAAAATGTTTTAGTTCAGtttgatgaagaatctcctatcgatggagtaatactttgttctaccggtgaaggaatagtctcatcaacattctgatctctctttctaatccattgttttgaaaattcttgttttacctcatccaccttttctttgcctttcaaactgggtcctttatttgccggtgatgccttacttctataaaattttgcaatatgtccaatcttgttgcaagcataacaagtcacattgttcttctgaataacctttccatatcctatgtccatatgtgatctgcattgattagataggtgtccaaatcttccacaaacataacatcttacattcattctgtagttttatgaattatgaccaattttgttacatttggaacattgaccggtgggtgcattagtgttctgatagtttctggaatctacactgattttctctatgaccatacttattatagttaaagcatttcccattaaatttgtaggcattaggctgtcttaccggtttgctgtgatcatgattgtttgcagtattagagatttcaccaacttcaaagccaagttaATTAGTATCTACATCAGGTCTCTAATTTTTCAACAtgttatcaagttcttctgaacttttcttgaatttctctttgtgttgatttgcagtagccaactcattttccaagattcccttctatctcataagtttagttttatcatgttccatgtgaatcagatctgtcttcaacatatcattttcatgactgagtcttagattttcagttgcagcatcattgagtctcctagtcaagtcatcttcattcttctttctgtcttcaatgtctttacaaaacctcatagtcatatcttgcatctcattcctcataacactgttttcttgcctcaacttgttcacaaggtcattaagagtttccttttcatcatcatcactctgcattttctcatgaagttctcttcttttgtttctagcaatagtgatattttcttgaagtccttgaatgaattcctgtgcagtctttagatcatcttcaagtttgatattcttcaacttttttgcatcataatctgcaagagttgtttccaattgctttctcaagttttccatctgtaccggtgtcagaatctccctcaagttgttaggcttttgaaaatagaggactagactctaataccaattgttaggattcccaaagatactgagagggggggggggtgaatcagtatctaaccggttaacaaattttttgatcttattaagtattttgcattccaaaacaatgtaccggtaaacaagaattaatgtagtaaatatgaacaataaacacaacatagaaagtacaccataacacaagatttttggcgaggaaacccagtgtgggaaaaacctcggtgggatttgtgacccacaatattcactcactagccaatgaatggatattacttacaatagtgtacttgcacatgcagggaggccaactgcctagagctcattgctcaaatacaaaaggaagtctcactgacttacaaaaatggattatagaaatccaatgtaatgtactgctacaaaaagcatctgctatgctaggttcaataccggttgaagctcatacaataaccataaaccttactccaaaatctgccttaatattcgctctacatatccatcctatcatctctcttctaaatgatctacaagatatcatacttatatatgagtcttattacaatatgccatgtcggcttacaaaaagatattacaattaaatacaatatacggTAATCTAAATCTTTTCGGCTAGGGTGCTGGTAAGCATTCTTGTcattgtcggtgaactatctgctGGTGTCGGTGCCTACTGGTGCCATaagatttcaaggttgccatcaatgacaataccttcaatcacctacaattctcattgaagtgtgcaatGCCCATAGGCTCCATAATACAACTAACAAAATACATCTTCTTGAATTCTCTTGGCTCCCGGTAAGTCAATAAGCCTACTATTATTCCAACAAAGTTCATAGCAACTTTACATTTTACACAATGTAGTACTTATAATATTTCTTTTTTATTGTAGGTGGATCATTATTGTGAACCTAGAAATTGTATGCACAACACATGCTATAGTTGGAGAACCTATCTTCCTTTATGTAAAATAGGAAGACCAAGTAGAACAAACTACAACTCCTCTATGCAATGCAAGTATAGAGCcaaacacatccacaaaatgtaAGAGCTTGGGGTGACAAAAATTATTGTTTGGGGTCAAGCCACCTCAAAACATGGGCAACACACCTATGACAATAACTCCTATTAAAAATTTGAATCCCTTCCAACCAAGGAGGATCATCAAGGGTCGTGTCCTAGTGAAGGAGGACATCTACCACTATGATACAACAAAAGAAAGCGAACAGGTTTTTAGCTTTGATGTTGTAGATAGTGAAAGTACTGAAATACATGTTACGTGTTTCAATGAACTAGCAAAAACCTATTATGATAACATCCAAGTTGGCGTGACATACACATTATCTGGGGAGGCAATAAAGCCGACCAATAAAATTTACAACAAACTCAACAGTGGACTAGAAATAACCTTGGTAGATGATTCAAAGGTTATTGCTTGCAATGATGATTCTTCCATACCCAAGCACAGATTCATTTTCACAACTCTTGATCAAGTAGCTAGCAAAAATAACAGCTCAACCATTTATGTCATTGGAATTGTCATTAGTGTCGATCTGAGCTCAACGATAAGGAGAAGGGATGGTACAAAGGTTCCTAGGCATACCATTAAGTTAGTGGACATGACTCGAACAACCATCTATATTACACTATGGGGTACAATGGCAGAAAAGGAAGGTACTGAACTCCAACGAAGACATTATTTACAAGAAACAACTACTCTTGCTATCAAGAGTGGCTGTGTATGTGAATTTGATGGAAAGGTAATACGTACAACATTTAATATAGGCCTCTTCATAGACCCTCCTATTGAGGAATTGACCCAGCTAAAAGATTGGTTcaaccagaatgttgacattgGACAAGAAATTGTGCATCAGCTTGCTGCACCCACTCCATCCCTCAAAGAATGACGATCAGTGAAAACTAGGCACATGCATCAAATTTAGTGCAACCCTTCCATTGCATCGTAAAGGCAACAACACAACTAAAAAAATCTAAGTCATTTTGCTATCCAGCATGTCCCACCCAAGTAAATGGAAAACCATGTAAGAAACAATTGGACGAGACTGAAGAAAGAACTTGGTATTGTTCAAAGTGTAACATGACCCTATCTGAGTGTAACTACATATATATCCTCTAGACAAATCTGCAGGACCACATAGAGGGCAATTGCATTTGATGAAGGGGCAACCGAACTTATGGGCATGCCTACAGAAACATTATACATCCTTCAATTTGATGAGAATGCCGAGCAAAGCACCGCAAAGGTAATAAAAAATGTGATGCATAATCAATTTCTCTTGAGCCTAACATGCAGAAATGAAACATACAATAATGAAGAACGACTGAAGGTTACCATCACCAAGGCAAATCAGCTAGATTTTGCCTCAGAGAGCACTATACTTCTTGAGAAAATCGAAGAAATGTGTACTGATACGAGCCCCCACACACAGTTGTAAAATACAGTCAAAGATCTAATTCACCCCTATGTAATATATAGCAAACAATAAATCTCCCTTATGCAAGTCCTCAGGCTTAAAGCCAACATACAATTATAAATAGAATCAATATACAGTTATAAATAGAATAAAAATGTAATTTACCCTTACATAATACAACAGAAAGTAAAtgttccttatatatatatatataaaattgtccCATTACAACATCCAATGTTTGGCATGTATTAAATAAGGTAGTAAATAGTTCTTAACATATGCAAAATACATAATTTGTGAGTTCCAATATGCAATTTTCCATGTATATTATATTGTGTTATTAATGTTTGGTTTAAGGCTTTCTTGTTAAGATGTTTATGCTTTACCCGATGAATACTTCAAACAGATGGCTGACTCCTGCACTTAAGGAATCGACAATCACCCTAAACAAAtgcaagatcaaagagaactaagCTGAAAAAGAAGCCAAACGTATTATGTTATCCATAGGGAGAAAATAACTATACACAGGCATTTGAAAAGAATTGAACAAAATGAAACTAATCCTGTGGAAGGAAAATCTGTATATGTGAAAAATCCGCAAGCTCACAAAAAGCTACATCTACAAGAACAATATCAAACAAAGGAAACAACCAGGTTGAATGCTAATGCTAGGTTCATGACAACAATGAAAAGCTTCCGTAGGAAAATAGACATGCTTTCTAACTTGGAAATATGTAATATATGCAAAGAGTCATACCCAGGTATGCTTTCACACTCATCATGCCAAACTCCTACCTGCAGAAGGTGCATTAATGAAAAGGGTGTACACCAGTTCTCACCACTTAATAACATGGACCCAAAGGAGCAACCTATTATGTTGAAGATATTGAcccaagtagaagaaatgctcattgcTAGAGTGAAACCTATATTACAGGTTACCCATACTATTAGAGGCCAATATAAGTACAATGTCCATACAATTAGCTTCCCACGAGACATACAAAACATTGCAAGTGTGCTCCCACGTAAATTGGGAGACATAGATGTCCTTATAGTTCACATACCCCAAGCTCAAGGAAACTACTATGATTGTTATGTAAGTAGGGGTAACTTTAGGGATGCATTGCAATACAAAGTCAAATATGATGCATACTATAAAGATGTCTCAATAGATTATAACAACTTCAACCAAATCCCTGAGGAAAGAACAAATGTATCAAACATGCTTCACACCATTGAAGCGGATGATGAGGTAATGGTAGAAAACAATCAAGATGGCCTTGATGAAGACCAAGTTGAGGGTATTACAACCAGTATATCATTATTTATATCCCACCTACCGAACGAACACCATGAACTACAGATAGTTAAGAAAATACTAGAGCTAGAAGAAAGCACAAATAACATCATTGACTGGCCAGAAATAGGCTTATCTCCAATTAATGAATATAATACCAAGGGCCTACTTGATATGGCATTTCCAACACTCTTCCCAAATGAAAATGAATTACAAATGCAACCAAGAACTAGGAAAGTAAAGATGCATGAATATGTATTACACTTAATGAGATTCCATGATCAAAGATTTGGACAACATCCAAGATTCCGATACTACATCTACAACCTTATGATGCGCCATCAAAGCCAATCTCTTGCaacaattttcattaaaaaaaatgcaGAGGAGAACTTACCAACCACTATTGAGAATTTACGCGCACACTTAAAGATCTCCCCGACTCACAACTAGCGGAGGAGTTACTGCACTTTGGCTCTTCCATGAGAGGTACTTGACCATATTGGAACAAGTGTCATCTTGAATTAACAAACATGATTAACCAAATAGGATCTCCCACTCTTTTCTTCACACTAAGCATAGCTGATACAATGTGGCTAGACCTCCAACAACTCATCTCAAATAACATAGAGCTTTTCATGCGTTCAAATAAGCACCGCCTTGAAAATGTCATTAATAACCCGCATAGAACATCATTATACCTACATCAAAGATTCACCATATTCTATGAAGAAGTTATTGAAAAACTCCTTGGTATTAAAGATTACTGGTACAGACATGAATGGCAACACCAAGGAAACACACATGTACATGGGTTCCTGTGGCTCCAAAATGCGCTAGACATGGACAAGCTAGATTGGGAAAATAATGAAGATGTGGataaagaaagaatttttttttgacaagtacGTAAGCACTTGGAACCCTTGTGTTGCAACACATAGGAACAACCAAATATATCGAACTCCACGTGATGATCCATGCCTcctaaacacaatagagatattaGCCACAAATCCATTTCATGATTATGAAGAGTTAGTGAATCGTGTGCAGAGACACAAAAATGCAAAGAGGGAACATGCTTGCGAAAAAAAGGGTAGAAAACTAGAATATCAATATAAGGCTCCATGGAAAGAACATCCTACCTCAATCTTATCATGTGACGAAACGAGTACAAAGAAATATGATCCCACAAGAAATGATGATAGGCTTAACATCCACAACCCAGAAATGATTTCAATATGGAGAGCTAATATCGATTGTCAACTTGTCATATCACATGAACTTGTATTGAAATACATTGCCAAATATGCAtcaaaagcagagagaacatctGGAAGTTGTATTGTTATGCTAACAAGAATATCCACAACTCAACAAAGAGATGACCCAGTGCTAGTAGCGTATAAAAAATTCATGACAGAAATTATAGCAGAACATGATATCAGTGTACAAGAAACTTGCCATATGCTTCAAAAATTACCCCTTGTTGTTTGTAATAGCTCATTTACAACTTTAAATGTTGGACAGAAAATGCTACACTGATTAACTAAAACACAAAATGAGACTATAGTAGAAAATGGTTACTTACGCTCCTATATGACTTGCCCTCCAGAGCTAGAGACAATCACATTACTTGAATCTTCAAGATCTTACACCTATGTTGCAAGTCATAAATCATGCAAATGGAAAGAGAGAACAATACAAGCCATTGTTAATGTTTACCCAAAATTCTACACTATACCCAAGGAAGAGTCAtaatattttgaaacattttgttgGAGTGAATTACTCTTATATAAACACTTTCAAAATATAGAGACCGATATAGGAGTTACCAAGGACGTAATAATCACAAATTGACATCAAATGCATGTAAACAAATATGAGGTATGGCACATCATCCAACATATCGAAGAAAATGCTaacccccaagaagaagaaaacaacaaaCATGAAAGGGAAATATAACTACCACATCAGAAATGAATGAGTGGGAACTAATCTCGAGAATGAGGCATACAATCAACAACAATGTGGATGAACTTGAATTATAAGGCCAATGTGAATTTGACACCAACTATAATTGGGGCGAAGCTAAAATGCCACATAAATTGCACGATACTGAATCACAATTTACAATCATAAAGAAAACAACCACCCAAGATGAAGATGTACCAACAATGAAGTTTACACCTACCAATACACTATCAATGGAACAAAAGAAAGCACTTTTGATAGTCTGAAATTATAACACTAGTGTGTTAGACAAACCATTACACATGATCATACAAGGAACTGTGGGTACATGAAAATCATACCTTATCAATTGTATAAGAAATATGCTACAAGAAAATTCGCCACAACAAAAAACCCCAATACTCGTACTAGCTCCTATGGGAATTGCTGCATATAGCATTCATGCTACAACTATTCATTCAACACTACGAATCCCCATCAAAGAAATGCAACCACTACATGACCAAGCACTAACAATGTTCTAAGAAAATATGAAGGACATAAGATATATACTCATTGACGAGATGTCCTAAACTATTATTGAAAATAGATAGCCGGCTTTGCAAATCTTTCCCTCATCATAAACATTCATACTTTGGAAGTGTATCTATGATTCTAATAGGAGACCTCGACCGACTACCACCCATAATGGATAAACCAATATACACATCACACTCAAATGCCATAACACTTTGGAACCAATTTACAACAATTATCACCCTACAAATGATGTTTCACCAACAAGGGGAATCTCTAAGGCAATCACAATTTCGTCAAACATTACTAAACGTACATAATGCACACCCGAcccaagaagattggcaaatgttGATGACACGAATAGAAGAACAATTAGCGCCAATTGAAAATAAGCAATTTGACACTACAGGCCACCTCTTTGCTACTAATTACATGGTAACCCTTCACAATAAATGAAttcttaaataattaaatcatCCAGTTGCAATAAGAAGAGCTACAACGACTACAAGAAAAACAACTATTGAGGCTAATGATGAACAACTTGAAAAGCAAGTCCTACTATCA contains:
- the LOC131064364 gene encoding replication protein A 70 kDa DNA-binding subunit A-like: MGNTPMTITPIKNLNPFQPRRIIKGRVLVKEDIYHYDTTKESEQVFSFDVVDSESTEIHVTCFNELAKTYYDNIQVGVTYTLSGEAIKPTNKIYNKLNSGLEITLVDDSKVIACNDDSSIPKHRFIFTTLDQVASKNNSSTIYVIGIVISVDLSSTIRRRDGTKVPRHTIKLVDMTRTTIYITLWGTMAEKEGTELQRRHYLQETTTLAIKSGCVCEFDGKVIRTTFNIGLFIDPPIEELTQLKDWFNQNVDIGQEIVHQLAAPTPSLKE